Genomic DNA from Acidimicrobiales bacterium:
GGCGGTGATGATGGCGTCGGCCCCCGACGAGACGATCTGGCCGGCGTAGACGCTGACGTCCTGGGCGGTCGCCGGGATGAGCACGACGCCCTCCGACTCCAACCCCAGGTCTTCCATCTGCCGGTTGGCCAGCTCGACGAAGAAGGTCGACCCCGACTCGATGGTCACGAAGACGGCGTTCTCGGCGCCGGCGGCGTGCGCCCCGGACGCCATGGCCAGGACCGTGGGTGTCACGTTGAACGTGGGGTACGACAGCGGGTCCTGGAGGAGCTCGGAGCTGTTGGCCGTGTTCCCGAAGACGGGGATGCCGGCCTCGGAGTAGATCGGCATCATCGTGTCGCCGAAGCCGGGGATGGAGGCGACCTGGGCGACGACCCCCTCCTCGACCGCCTTGCGGGCGCAGTCGGCGGTGGCGTTGACGTCGTTGCGCTGGTCGCAGGGGAGCAGCTCGAGCGGCCGACCCTGGACGCACTCCTCGTTCTCGGCCTGGACCGCCGCCTGGGCGGCGTCGACGACGTTCTCGTACGTCGCCGCGTTCGTGGCCGACATGTTGACGTCGAAGCCGAGGAGGATCGGTTCCCCCGTGCAGTCGTTGGGCACCGTGCCGCCGTTGTCGGCGCCGCCGCCGGCCGCCTGCTCGTCGCCGCCGGACGACGTGTCGTCGTCGTCGCCGCAGGCCACCACCAGCAGCAGCGCCATCGTGGCGATGAGCCCGAGCACCCGAGTCCCTCGCCTCTTACCGTCGCGCCTTGACATCTCTTCGTTCCCCCTGGTCGATACCTGCTGTCGGTCGGACGTCGCTGTGCACGCGTGCGCGCGCGTCCAACGGGCCCCCGTGTGGCCTGCTCTCCCGCCCCCGGCTCCGGCTGGTCACGTGCCGGAGTTCACAGCATTTTACATGATGAACAACTATTGAGCAATGTGTTCTTTTGGACTCGTCGTCTTCCTTTGCCCCGGCGGCCCTCCGTGGCCGTGGAACGGGATCCCGGCGGCGGCGAGCGCCGCCTCACGGACGTTCTCGGACAGCGTCGGGTGGGCATGCACCACCGCTCCCACCTCGTCGGCCAGCGCCTCCCAAGTGACGGCCAGGCCCAGCTCGCCGATCAGCTCCGTGGCCGACGGCCCCACGACGTGGGCGCCGACGATCCGTCCGTCCGTGTCGCACACCAGCTTGGCGTGGCCGCCCACGCCCTCGATCGTGGAGCGGGCGTTGCCGGCGAACGACGTGGTCGTGACGCGGACCTCGCCCAGCTCCTCCCGGGCCTCGGGCTCGGTGAGGCCCACCGAGGCCACCTCGGGGACCGCATACGTCACCCGCGGGACCATGCGGTGGTCGACCGGCCGGGGGTCGAGACCGGCGATGGCGTCGGCCACGGCGAACCCCTCGGCGAACGCGGCGTGGGCGAGGGCGAGCGTCGGGACGACGTCGCCGACCGCCCACAGCCAGGGCAGGGTCGACCGGCCGAGCGGGTCGACCCGCACGAAGCCTCGGTCGTCGAGCACCCCGAGCTCCTCCAGCCCCAGCCCGGCGGCGGCCGGTCGACGGCCGACGGCGACCAGCAGCTGTTCGCACGACAGCGTGTCGCCCGTGGCCAGCTCGACGGACACGCCCCGTCGCTTCCGGGCCACCCCGACGATGGACGTCGACGTACGGACGTCGATGCCCCGGCGCCGAAAGGCGCTCTCGAGCGCTGCCGAGGAGTCCGGGTCCTCCTGCGGGAGGATGCGGGAGGCGGCGTCGAGCAGCGTCACCTCGGCGCCCAGCGAGCGCCACAGCGTGGCCAGCTCGACGCCGACGGCGCCGGCTCCCACCACCACCGCCGAGGTCGGCACCCGGTCGAGGCGCAGCGCGTCGTCGGAGCGGAGGACGCGGTCGCCGTCGGGTTCGACCCCGGGCAGGTCCACCGGGGTCGAACCGGTGGCCACCACCACGTGGCCGGCGGTGAGCCTTTGCTCCCGCCCGTCCCCGTCGCCCGACACCGCGACTTCGCCCGGCCCTTCCACGCGGCCCCAGCCGGCGTGGACGTCGATGCCCCGGCCCTTCACGAGCCCTTCGAGGCCCTGGTGCAGGGTGGACACCACCCGGTCGCGGAACCGCCCCGCCGCCTTGGTGTCGAGCCCCGGCCCGACGCCGGCCAGGCCCAGCTCGACCAGCTCCGTCGTGCGGTCGGCCAGGTGCCCGACGTGGAGCAGCGCCTTCGACGGCACGCACCCCCGGTGCAGGCACGTGCCCCCGAGGAGGTCCGCCTCCACCAGCGCCACCCGGAGGCCGTGGCCCACTGCCCGCAGCGCGGTCGCATAGCCGCCGGGCCCGCCGCCGACGACGGCGACGTCGTAGGCGCCGGTGCCGCTCATCGCGTCCCGCTCATCGGTCCAGCACCAGCAGCTCGGGCGCCTCGACGAGGGTGCGCAGCTCACCGAGGAACCGCCCGGCCTCGGCACCGTCGCACACCCGGTGGTCGAACGCCAGGGTGAACGAGGCGGTCGGGCGGGCCGTGACCTGCCCGTCCACCACGTGGGGACGGGGCCGCACCGAGCCGACGCCGAGGATGGCGGCCTCGGGGTGGTTGATGACCGGGATTCCCTCGTCGAGGCCCAGCGCCCCGAAGTTGGACACGGTGAAGGTGCTGCCCCGCATGTCGACCGGGCCCAGCGTTCCCGACCGGGCTCCGGCGGACAGCCGCGCCATCTCCTGCGCCAGCTCCAGCGTCGAGAGCCGCTCGGCGCCGGCGACCACGGTCACCACCAGGCCGCGGTCGGTCGCGGTCCCGATCCCCAGCCCGAGGGCGTCGTGGACGCGGATCTCCGGCACCTCCTCCACGAACGTGGCGTTGAGCGCCGGGGCGACCCGCAGGGCGTGCACCGCCAGCCGGCAGATGAGCGAGAAGGGTGTGACCACGGGGTCGAGGCCCCGGGCGGTGGCCGCCTCGTTGAGCGCAGCGCGCACCTCGAGCAGACGGGTGCAGTCGACGACCACGCTGCAGGTGGCGTCGGGGATGTGCCGGCGGGAGGTGGTCATCCGTTCGGCGATCCGGGCGCGCACCCCGGTCACCGGGACGACCCGGAACCCCCCGGCGACCTGCGCCGGGCCGTTCGCGGCGGTCCGCACGTCGTCCCGCGTGATCACCCCGTCGCTGCCGGTGCCGACGACGGCGCTCAGATCGACGCCCAGGTCCCGGGCGAGCTTCCGCACCGGCGGCCTGGCCCGGGGCCGGGCGGGCGGACCGGCCGACGGCACCGGCCGACGGATCCGACGGCGGCGGCTCCGGTCGATGGCGGCGTCGTGGCCATAGCCGACCAGAGTCGGCTCCGGTCCCGCAGCCTCGGCACCCTCCTCGAAGCGGACCAGCAGAGCACCCACTGCGATCGTCTCGCCCTCGGCCCCACCCAGGCCCGCCACCGTGCCGGCCCGCGGCGACGGCACCTCGACCTCCGCCTTCGCGGTCTCGACCAGGCACAGCGGCTGGTTCAGCGCCACGGCGTCCCCCGGGGCCACCATCCACTCGACGATGGTCAGATCCTCCAGCCCCTCTCCCAGGTCGGGGGCGAGGAAGTCGTTCCTCGTGGAGGTCGGCGACTCAGGCATCGTCGTAGGACAGCGATCGGTCGACGGCGTCGAGCAGCCGGTCCACCCCGGGCAGCCAGGCCTTCTCCAGGCGGGCGGGCGGGTACGGGGTGTCGAAGCCGGTGACCCTGAGCACCGGCGCCTCCAGGTCGTAGAACAGCTCCTCCTGCACGCGGGCCGCGAGCTCGGCGCCGATGCCCAGCGTGCGGGGCGCCTCATGGGCGACGATGCACCGGCCGGTCTTCTCCACCGAGGCGGCCACGGTCGCGAAGTCCAACGGCACGAGCGAGCGCAGGTCGATCACCTCCAGGTCCCAGCCGTGCTCGCCGGAGGCGACCGTCGCCGCCTCCAGGGCCACGTCCACCAGGCCGCCGTAGGTCACGATCGTGACCGTCGTGCCGGCCCGGCGCACTGCGGCGGCCCCGATGGGCGACGTCCGGGCGCCTCGCTCCACCTCGCCCCGCGCCCAGTAGCGGCGCTTCGGCTCCAGGTAGATCGTCGGGTCGTCGGAGTCGATCGCATCGCGCAGGAGCGAGTAGGCGTCGGCGGGCGTGGACGGCACGACGACGTGCAGCCCCGCGGTGTGCACCCAGTACGACTCCGTCGACTCCGAGTGGTGCTCGGGCGACCCGATGCCACCGAAGGACGGCACCCGGACGGTGACCGGCATGGAGACGAGGCCCCGGGTGCGGGACCGGTACTTGGCGAGGTGGCTGGCGATCTGGTCGAACGCCGGGTAGGTGAACCCGTCGAACTGGATCTCGGGCACGGGGCGGAAGCCCCGGAGGGCCATGCCGACGGCGGCGCCGACCAGGGCCGACTCCGCCAGCGGGGTGTCGAAGCAGCGGTCGCGGCCGAACGTCTCCTGGAGCCCCTCGGTGACCCGGAAGACGCCGCCCTGGCGGCCGACGTCCTCGCCGAAGACCAGCACCCGGTCGTCGGCCTCCAGCGAGTCGTGGAGGGCGGCGTTGAGCGCCTCGACCATGGTCATCGACGTGACCTCCGTGGACGCCATGTCAGCCCTCCTCCTGCGCCAGCTCGGCCAGCAGGACCGCCCGCTGCGCGTCGAGCTCGGCGGTGGGCTCGGTGAAGACGTGGTCGAAGACCTCGGCGGCCGGCGGGTCGGCGGCGTCGACGACGGCCGCCCGGAGCCGCGTGCGCAGGTCCGCCGCCCGCTCGCGGGCGGCGGTCTCGACGGCGTCCTCCCACACCCCGCGCCGGCGCATGTAGCCGGCGCAGCGGGCGATCGGGTCGAGCGCCTCCCAGGCCTCGACCTCGTCGGCGTCCCGGTACCGGGACGGATCGTCGGAGGTGGTGTGGGGGCCGAGGCGATAGGTCACCGCCTCGATCAGCGTGGGGCCGCCGCCCTCGCGCGCTCGCTGGGCGGCCGCCTCGACGACGAGGAGGCAGGCGACGACGTCGTTGCCATCGACCCGCACCGCGGGGATGCCGTAGCCGATGCCCTTGTGG
This window encodes:
- a CDS encoding ABC transporter substrate-binding protein, coding for MLGLIATMALLLVVACGDDDDTSSGGDEQAAGGGADNGGTVPNDCTGEPILLGFDVNMSATNAATYENVVDAAQAAVQAENEECVQGRPLELLPCDQRNDVNATADCARKAVEEGVVAQVASIPGFGDTMMPIYSEAGIPVFGNTANSSELLQDPLSYPTFNVTPTVLAMASGAHAAGAENAVFVTIESGSTFFVELANRQMEDLGLESEGVVLIPATAQDVSVYAGQIVSSGADAIITA
- the lpdA gene encoding dihydrolipoyl dehydrogenase; translated protein: MSGTGAYDVAVVGGGPGGYATALRAVGHGLRVALVEADLLGGTCLHRGCVPSKALLHVGHLADRTTELVELGLAGVGPGLDTKAAGRFRDRVVSTLHQGLEGLVKGRGIDVHAGWGRVEGPGEVAVSGDGDGREQRLTAGHVVVATGSTPVDLPGVEPDGDRVLRSDDALRLDRVPTSAVVVGAGAVGVELATLWRSLGAEVTLLDAASRILPQEDPDSSAALESAFRRRGIDVRTSTSIVGVARKRRGVSVELATGDTLSCEQLLVAVGRRPAAAGLGLEELGVLDDRGFVRVDPLGRSTLPWLWAVGDVVPTLALAHAAFAEGFAVADAIAGLDPRPVDHRMVPRVTYAVPEVASVGLTEPEAREELGEVRVTTTSFAGNARSTIEGVGGHAKLVCDTDGRIVGAHVVGPSATELIGELGLAVTWEALADEVGAVVHAHPTLSENVREAALAAAGIPFHGHGGPPGQRKTTSPKEHIAQ
- a CDS encoding dihydrolipoamide acetyltransferase family protein, which translates into the protein MPESPTSTRNDFLAPDLGEGLEDLTIVEWMVAPGDAVALNQPLCLVETAKAEVEVPSPRAGTVAGLGGAEGETIAVGALLVRFEEGAEAAGPEPTLVGYGHDAAIDRSRRRRIRRPVPSAGPPARPRARPPVRKLARDLGVDLSAVVGTGSDGVITRDDVRTAANGPAQVAGGFRVVPVTGVRARIAERMTTSRRHIPDATCSVVVDCTRLLEVRAALNEAATARGLDPVVTPFSLICRLAVHALRVAPALNATFVEEVPEIRVHDALGLGIGTATDRGLVVTVVAGAERLSTLELAQEMARLSAGARSGTLGPVDMRGSTFTVSNFGALGLDEGIPVINHPEAAILGVGSVRPRPHVVDGQVTARPTASFTLAFDHRVCDGAEAGRFLGELRTLVEAPELLVLDR
- a CDS encoding alpha-ketoacid dehydrogenase subunit beta, whose product is MASTEVTSMTMVEALNAALHDSLEADDRVLVFGEDVGRQGGVFRVTEGLQETFGRDRCFDTPLAESALVGAAVGMALRGFRPVPEIQFDGFTYPAFDQIASHLAKYRSRTRGLVSMPVTVRVPSFGGIGSPEHHSESTESYWVHTAGLHVVVPSTPADAYSLLRDAIDSDDPTIYLEPKRRYWARGEVERGARTSPIGAAAVRRAGTTVTIVTYGGLVDVALEAATVASGEHGWDLEVIDLRSLVPLDFATVAASVEKTGRCIVAHEAPRTLGIGAELAARVQEELFYDLEAPVLRVTGFDTPYPPARLEKAWLPGVDRLLDAVDRSLSYDDA